DNA from Gloeocapsa sp. PCC 73106:
ATCGCACCGTGCCAGATATTGACTGATAACTGTTCTGGATGAAGCAATAGAGGAAAATACAGAACAGAACCGTAAAAAATGCCCACAACGGTAAAAACTGCTAAGATTCGTCTGAAAAAACGTCTAGTTTCCACTACTAAAACAGCAAAAGCCATCCAAAATAACCAAAGATAATGAGAGAAAAAAAGAAAGCCTAAAGCGTAAATTTTGCTTAAACTCGAGTCAAGATTATTGATTTCTAGCCAAACCATTCCCTCACAAAATTGCTGGATACCAAAAAGAATAGGAATAGTAGTCATGGGTAAGTATTGAGTGTTTCTAGTACCCAAATGGCTGAGACAATAAAATCCTGAAGACAATAAAAAAGTGCTGACAGTAAAACTAGCAGAAGTTGAAAAGCACATATAGTAATCCTCTCAAATATACTTCTGAGGCCCTAATGCTAGCTTATCCAGTTTTGTGATAAAAGTGTATATAAATATACAGAAATATACAGAAAAAGGTTAAATATTAAATAGTTTAAATCTAAACAATAATTGGCATTACTGCTAAATTATTTTTAGTATGTCGAGTAGGTAATTTTTTGAGTAGAAATGTCCCAACAAAAATCAACTTTAGTCAATAGTAGAAAAAAAGACTGGATATCTCGGCTAAACAGGGTATTTTCTCCCTACTGGTTAGCCTGCATCCCTCTAGTAGCAGTAATCGTTATTGTTTGGAATACAGCAGCACTAGCACAAGATGGGGAAGCCTTAACAGCCGAAGA
Protein-coding regions in this window:
- a CDS encoding DUF6629 family protein, with the protein product MCFSTSASFTVSTFLLSSGFYCLSHLGTRNTQYLPMTTIPILFGIQQFCEGMVWLEINNLDSSLSKIYALGFLFFSHYLWLFWMAFAVLVVETRRFFRRILAVFTVVGIFYGSVLYFPLLLHPEQLSVNIWHGAIAYQATLLGAQFIPSYLGIFIYASISLIPLLISESRIFQNLGWLIFVALIFTKTIFSSTVVSTWCFFAAIISVYLVYVCLNDLLPNDSTVA